A part of Prolixibacteraceae bacterium genomic DNA contains:
- the secG gene encoding preprotein translocase subunit SecG, producing MIIVSVLLILIVLVQNPKGGGLSNSFSGSTQIMSVKNQKDRLSKTTWIFAGVIFFLCIISSSVLPNRTAQNGTRIKTENIQDLNTGTGIEVPESTATPMEDATATPDAGDNNEVK from the coding sequence ATGATAATTGTATCAGTGCTTCTTATTTTGATTGTATTGGTACAAAACCCTAAAGGAGGAGGTCTTTCGAACTCATTCTCTGGGTCGACTCAAATTATGAGTGTAAAGAATCAGAAGGATAGATTGTCAAAAACAACTTGGATTTTTGCAGGTGTTATCTTTTTCTTGTGTATTATTTCGTCATCAGTTCTTCCAAATAGAACTGCACAAAACGGAACTCGCATTAAAACAGAGAATATTCAAGATTTAAATACTGGTACAGGTATTGAGGTTCCTGAGTCAACAGCAACTCCTATGGAAGATGCGACAGCAACTCCAGATGCGGGTGAC